The DNA segment CCCGTCTTGCCACCCAAAGCGGCTTTAAAGCCATTTACCTTTCCGGCGGCGGTGTGGCGGCCTGCTCTTGCGGCATCCCCGACTTGGGCATTACCACGATGGAAGACGTGCTGATTGATGCACGGCGCATTACCGATAATGTCGATACCCCGTTGCTGGTCGATATCGATGTAGGCTGGGGCGGCGCATTCAATATCGCCCGTACCATCCGCAATTTCGAGCGTGCAGGCGTAGCCGCCGTGCATATCGAAGACCAAGTGGCACAAAAACGCTGCGGACACCGCCCGAACAAAGCCATTGTGCCGCAAAGCGAAATGGTAGACCGCATCAAAGCGGCGGTAGATGCCCGCGTAGACGAAAACTTCGTCATCATGGCGCGCACCGATGCTTTGGCCGTTGAAGGCTTGGATGCGGCGATTGAGCGTGCCCAAGCGTGCGTAGAGGCCGGCGCCGATATGATTTTCCCCGAAGCGATGACCGAACTGGGTATGTATAAAAAGTTTGCCGAAGCCGTGAAAGTGCCGGTGTTGGCCAACATTACCGAATTCGGTGCCACACCGCTTTATACGCAAAAAGAGCTGGCAGAAAACGGCGTGAAGCTGGTGCTGTATCCGCTTTCCACCTTCCGTGCCGCCAGCAAAGCCGCGCTGAATGTGTACGAAGCAATTATGCGCGACGGGACTCAAGCCAATGTGGTCGACACCATGCAAACCCGTGCCGAGCTTTATGAATATCTCAACTATCACGATTTCGAGCAGAAGCTGGATAAGCTGTTCAGCTCGAACAGTTAAAGCCTGAATGCGGTAACAGGCCGTCTGAAAATGCTCGTCTGAAAACGCCGCAGCAAAACCAACTGCCGGCAGAAAGGTTCGCCGTGGATATTTACTGCCTGTTGTTTGAAGATTACGAAACGCTCGATTTGATGGGGCCGGTTGAGTTTTTATACCGTATTCCCGAAGCGCGGCTGCATTATGTTTCTTTTAGCGGCGGTATGGTAAAGAGCAGGCAGGGCTTTCGGCTTGAAACCCGCCCGCTTTCTGAGCTTGAGCCTTGCAGCCTGCTGCTGGTGCCGGGCGGACAGGGAACGCGGCAGTTGGTTGGAAACAAACCGTTTCTAACCGCTTTAGCAGCATGGTCGGCGCAGGCGCAAACCTGTTTGGCGGTGTGTACCGGCTCTGCGCTGCTGGCGGCGGCGGGGTGTTTAAATGCTCTTCGCGCCACTTCCAATAAAAAGGCGTTTGAGTGGGTGAAAAGCGTATCGCCCGAAGTGGATTGGCAGCCTGTTGCCCGCTGGGTGAAAGACGGCAAGTTTTATACTTCTTCGGGCGTGTCGGCCGGCATGGACATGACTTTGGGCTTTATTGCCGATGCTTACGGCACCGCGCTTGCCGAAGAAACCGCCCTGCATACCGAATATGTGTGGCAGCGCAATCCGGAGGTAGACCTGTTTGCGGCACACTACGGTTACTGATTGTGCGGCAGGCATTTGCAACAAGTATTTATTTAAAAACGCAAGCCCTGTTTTCAGACGGCAGCAGGCTTGAGCGTGCATACAGGCCGTCTGAAAACAACATTTAATCTACACAGGAGAACCCCTAATGACTACCGAAAAAACACCGGCAGCCCCGAAACCCAAAAAATCCGTTGCCCTTTCAGGCGTACCCGCAGGCAACACCGCTTTATGTACCGTAGGCCGCAGCGGCAACGATTTGAGCTACCGCGGCTACGATATTCTCGATTTGGCCAAACACTGCGAATTTGAAGAAGTGGCACACCTGCTGATTCACGGCCATCTGCCCAACAAATTCGAGCTGTCTGCCTATAAGAAAAAACTCAAGTCCCTGCGCGGTTTGCCCATCCGCGTGATTCAAGTGCTGGAAAGCCTGCCCGCGCACACCCACCCGATGGA comes from the Neisseria dumasiana genome and includes:
- a CDS encoding DJ-1/PfpI family protein; protein product: MDIYCLLFEDYETLDLMGPVEFLYRIPEARLHYVSFSGGMVKSRQGFRLETRPLSELEPCSLLLVPGGQGTRQLVGNKPFLTALAAWSAQAQTCLAVCTGSALLAAAGCLNALRATSNKKAFEWVKSVSPEVDWQPVARWVKDGKFYTSSGVSAGMDMTLGFIADAYGTALAEETALHTEYVWQRNPEVDLFAAHYGY
- the prpB gene encoding methylisocitrate lyase; amino-acid sequence: MSIHSAGLRFREAVQESNPLAVVGCINAYFARLATQSGFKAIYLSGGGVAACSCGIPDLGITTMEDVLIDARRITDNVDTPLLVDIDVGWGGAFNIARTIRNFERAGVAAVHIEDQVAQKRCGHRPNKAIVPQSEMVDRIKAAVDARVDENFVIMARTDALAVEGLDAAIERAQACVEAGADMIFPEAMTELGMYKKFAEAVKVPVLANITEFGATPLYTQKELAENGVKLVLYPLSTFRAASKAALNVYEAIMRDGTQANVVDTMQTRAELYEYLNYHDFEQKLDKLFSSNS